A single genomic interval of Rhododendron vialii isolate Sample 1 chromosome 3a, ASM3025357v1 harbors:
- the LOC131321159 gene encoding PKS-NRPS hybrid synthetase cheA-like, giving the protein MKGEEAIEVSIDNLRGRGGEEDRQTWLLVGDGSWVGMKMEEFEWEEGGDVVWGGREIRSVVVTEQKSKQEVDTSTLGSFVGPSTIPISTCPSYDYTEHFTTEMVFLSDEALGSEKCIKNRTPRIRFSCERSGKYRPFVKKVDGKEVAVKKRVWSTGTKKCECPFELKAVKGNDGWTVSVHNGTHNHPPAVYLEGHSYAGRLSAEQTSAVVDLLVALVKPKEILTHLKVQDPENVMSIKTVYNVRHKYRVIEKAGKSQMQHLLDQLEKYHYVHWTRGNEIENVTELFWSPPSAGKMLRAFPHVLMMDCTYKTNKYKFPLLQIVGVTSTEMTFCAAFAFMECEKTENYTWVLEKLKGMMDPNALPSVIVTDRELALMNAIEHVFPQATNLLCRWHIGKNVLAKCRKMFDDKIWEEFICSWGLVVLSSSVAQYEERLCVLKRNFEMVPAALEYVEKNWLVPYKERFIGAWMDKVMHFGNLTSNRAESSHSKLKNHLENSQCNFDTIWEKIHRLMLLQVTEIKVLYEKSLNSVQHDFRTTLFDRLRGVVSSNAMTLVLAASHQVEWFVESKRQCECSLRHTHGLPYAHEIAPYKMENIPLPIELIYDHWKRLSLLAPQNEGLMEETLLAHFDCFYNKFLNEDQFDVKLNYVKKMQELAHPKTSTLLEPKVNAQPCGRKSTKEKNATKEQNSTRRDPSEFEHVMASLQTPKPVKEKPRRNLKGKAKVPAQLFICPFINQFPEAIRPYIESVKDVEDDGNCGFRAVSGFMKDDVHEWLMVRSDLQKELETHLHLYEQVVGGTQRARELLHILAWYESPAPQEQWMTMPDMGQIIASAYNCVVVHLSNVQCLTFLPLQSKHLPFMKRKVFLKKGSPMPPIACN; this is encoded by the exons ATGAAGGGAGAGGAAGCAATCGAGGTTTCCATTGACAATttaagaggaagaggaggggagGAGGATAGGCAAACTTGGCTGCTGGTGGGTGATGGCAGCTGGGTAGGGATGAAAATGGAGGAGTTTGAATGGGAGGAAGGAGGAGATGTGGTCTGGGGAGGGAGGGAAATCAGGA GTGTTGTAGTGACAGAGCAAAAATCGAAGCAAGAG GTTGACACTTCAACACTTGGTAGTTTTGTAGGGCCATCGACTATACCTATTTCAACTTGTCCTTCATACGATTATACAGAGCATTTTACAACGGAGATG GTTTTTCTATCCGATGAAGCGTTG GGTTCTGAGAAATGTATTAAGAATCGCACACCTAGGATAAGATTTTCATGTGAAAGAAGTGGTAAGTATAGGCCGTTTGTGAAGAAAGTTGATGGGAAGGAGGTAGCTGTGAAGAAGAGAGTATGGTCCACGGGCACCAAAAAATGTGAATgcccatttgaattgaaagctgTAAAGGGCAATGATGGTTGGACTGTCTCTGTCCACAATGGCACCCATAACCATCCTCCAGCGGTGTACTTGGAGGGCCATTCGTATGCCGGGAGGTTGTCGGCAGAGCAGACTAGCGCGGTGGTTGATTTGTTAGTCGCTTTGGTGAAACCCAAAGAAATCTTAACCCATTTGAAGGTTCAAGATCCTGAGAACGTAATGTCTATCAAAACCGTGTACAATGTACGACATAAGTATCGAGTGATAGAGAAAGCTGGAAAATCTCAAATGCAACATTTGTTGGATCAGCTAGAAAAGTACCACTACGTTCATTGGACCCGTGGGAACGAGATTGAGAATGTCACGGAGTTGTTTTGGTCTCCTCCATCTGCCGGGAAGATGTTACGTGCTTTTCCCCACGTTTTAATGATGGATTGCACATACAAGACGAATAAGTACAAGTTTCCTTTGCTTCAAATTGTTGGTGTAACATCGACGGAGATGACTTTTTGTGCAGCATTTGCTTTCATGGAGTGTGAAAAAACGGAAAACTACACTTGGGTCTTGGAGAAGCTAAAAGGCATGATGGATCCCAACGCGCTTCCGTCCGTTATTGTCACAGATAGAGAGTTGGCGCTTATGAATGCCATCGAACATGTTTTCCCTCAAGCTACCAACCTCCTATGTAGGTGGCATATTGGCAAGAACGTATTAGCCAAGTGTAGAAAGATGTTTGATGACAAGATATGGGAGGAGTTTATTTGCAGTTGGGGCCTAGTCGTCCTTTCATCGAGTGTTGCACAGTATGAGGAGCGCCTTTGTGTTTTGAAGCGTAATTTTGAAATGGTTCCTGCAGCACTTGAGTACGTCGAGAAAAATTGGTTGGTACCCTACAAAGAGAGGTTTATAGGAGCTTGGATGGACAAAGTCATGCATTTTGGAAACCTAACAAGTAATAG GGCGGAGAGTTCACATTCGaagctaaaaaatcatcttgaaaACTCGCAATGCAATTTTGATACTATATGGGAGAAGATTCACAGATTGATGTTGTTACAAGTTACTGAAATCAAAGTTTTGTATGAGAAGAGCCTTAATTCTGTGCAACATGATTTTAGGACAACTCTATTTGATAGGCTAAGGGGAGTTGTTTCGTCAAATGCCATGACACTTGTTTTAGCAGCTTCCCATCAAGTCGAATGGTTTGTGGAATCGAAGCGTCAATGCGAGTGTTCTTTGAGGCACACCCATGGTTTACCTTACGCTCATGAGATTGCTCCTTACAAGATGGAAAATATCCCTCTACCGATTGAGTTAATCTACGACCATTGGAAGAGACTTTCTTTGCTTGCACCCCAGAATGAGGGTTTGATGGAGGAGACGCTTTTGGCTCACTTTGATTGTTTTTACAACAAGTTCTTGAATGAAGATCAATTTGATGTAAAACTAAATTATGTTAAGAAAATGCAAGAGCTTGCTCATCCGAAAACCAGTACTCTCCTTGAACCCAAAGTGAATGCACAACCATGCGGTCGGAAGTcaacgaaagaaaaaaatgcaaccAAAGAACAAAATTCAACGCGTAGGGATCCCTCGGAATTTGAGCATGTTATGGCATCCCTTCAAACCCCTAAGCCCGTCAAAGAGAAACCGCGGCGTAATCTGAAAGGGAAAGCAAAAGTTCCAGCACAACTTTTTATATGCCCCTTCATCAATCAGTTCCCAGAAGCAATAAGACCTTACATAGAATCGGTCAAGGATGTTGAAGATGATGGGAATTGTGGGTTTCGAGCAGTGTCGGGTTTCATGAAAGACGATGTTCATGAGTGGTTAATGGTAAGAAGTGATTTGCAGAAAGAGTTGGAAACACATTTACACCTTTACGAACAAGTGGTAGGGGGGACGCAGAGGGCTAGGGAATTACTTCATATCTTGGCATGGTATGAAAGTCCGGCGCCCCAAGAACAATGGATGACAATGCCAGACATGGGTCAAATCATAGCATCTGCTTATAATTGTGTCGTTGTCCATTTATCAAATGTTCAATGTCTTACGTTCCTCCCCCTCCAATCGAAGCATTTACCCTTCATGAAACGAAAG GTATTCCTTAAAAAAGGTTCCCCTATGCCACCAATAGCTtgcaattga